Proteins encoded together in one Psychrobacter sanguinis window:
- a CDS encoding 5'-nucleotidase — MSIDLSNTLIVAISATALFDLTESEQYREQQLKENPKEATKLFREYMQQHENDPLEIGAGYPLIQAILNLNNCVETTSEDSYEKNAPLVEVVIISKSCPETGIRVLNAIRQRGLCITRSAFISGGQVADYIADFKVDLFLTTNREDAQSVADAQICACAILDATPVNTFKLDTDQLRIAFDGDAVLFDDSGELLYKQKGLKAFHDREAMMADLPIEKGPYADLLIKLSHLQARLPHLEDFQPIQIALVTARNAPADLRAIKTLRQWGVSVDVAFFLGGLEKTSVLKTFAPHIFFDDSIQHIDAARNYVPTALVPYHSTSKLYKHTWTPIDS, encoded by the coding sequence ATGTCCATCGACTTATCTAATACCCTTATCGTTGCAATCTCTGCTACCGCACTTTTTGATTTAACAGAATCAGAGCAATATCGTGAACAACAGCTTAAGGAAAACCCTAAAGAAGCAACAAAGTTGTTTCGCGAGTATATGCAACAACATGAGAACGACCCTTTAGAAATAGGTGCCGGATACCCGTTAATTCAAGCCATATTAAATCTCAATAACTGTGTGGAAACAACTTCTGAAGACAGTTATGAAAAAAATGCCCCATTAGTGGAAGTGGTCATTATCTCGAAAAGTTGCCCCGAAACTGGGATTCGAGTATTAAACGCCATTCGTCAACGTGGCTTATGTATTACCCGTTCAGCATTTATCTCTGGTGGTCAGGTTGCTGATTATATTGCTGATTTCAAAGTAGATTTATTTTTAACCACCAATCGAGAGGACGCACAAAGTGTTGCCGATGCTCAGATTTGCGCCTGTGCTATTTTAGATGCCACACCGGTTAATACCTTTAAATTAGATACGGATCAACTGCGTATTGCTTTTGATGGCGATGCAGTACTATTTGATGATTCTGGGGAATTGCTGTATAAACAAAAAGGATTAAAAGCATTTCACGATAGGGAAGCAATGATGGCAGACCTGCCTATTGAGAAAGGTCCGTATGCTGATTTATTGATAAAGCTGTCACACTTACAAGCAAGGTTGCCTCATCTAGAAGATTTTCAGCCCATTCAAATTGCTTTAGTAACCGCCCGAAATGCGCCCGCTGACTTACGGGCTATCAAAACCTTGCGGCAGTGGGGCGTTTCAGTAGATGTGGCGTTTTTCTTAGGCGGTCTCGAGAAAACTTCTGTTCTAAAAACCTTTGCCCCGCATATTTTCTTTGATGATTCGATACAACATATTGATGCAGCGAGAAATTATGTACCTACTGCTTTGGTCCCTTATCATTCTACTTCTAAGCTATACAAGCACACTTGGACGCCAATAGACAGCTAA